The following proteins are encoded in a genomic region of Paenibacillus sp. FSL R7-0273:
- the gdhA gene encoding NADP-specific glutamate dehydrogenase, protein MSTISSSVSASAEEYVQRVYSEVVRRDPLEKEFHQAVKEILECLVPVLARHPQYEANAILERLVEPERTVSFRVPWVDDAGQVRVNRGYRVQFNSAIGPYKGGLRFHPSVYSGIIKFLGFEQIFKNSLTGLPIGGGKGGSDFDPKGKTDREVMAFTQSFMTELYRHIGQDTDIPAGDIGVGAREIGFMFGQYKRIRGGHEGGVLTGKGLLYGGSLARKEATGYGLVYFVQEMLASRGLDFQGQTVVVSGSGNVSIYAIEKLQQLGALVVACSDSGGYIYDPQGINLETVKRLKEQERARISEYVNVHPHAEYTEGSTGIWTVPCQIALPCATQNELDEEAARMLVSAGVIAVGEGANMPSTLPAINYFLQQGVLFAPAKAANAGGVAVSGLEMSQNGMRLSWSFEEVDERLRMIMKNIYRSSVQAAEEYDLPGNLVAGSNIAGFLKVADAMLAQGVV, encoded by the coding sequence GTGTCAACCATTTCATCATCAGTATCGGCTTCCGCCGAGGAATATGTACAAAGAGTATATAGTGAGGTTGTCCGCCGTGATCCGCTGGAGAAGGAATTCCATCAGGCCGTGAAGGAGATTCTGGAATGTCTGGTGCCTGTGCTGGCACGCCACCCGCAATATGAGGCCAATGCCATTCTGGAGCGCCTTGTTGAACCGGAACGTACCGTATCCTTCCGCGTCCCTTGGGTTGATGATGCCGGTCAGGTCCGTGTTAACCGCGGATATCGTGTACAATTCAACAGCGCAATCGGCCCATACAAAGGCGGCCTCCGCTTCCACCCTTCTGTGTACTCGGGAATTATTAAGTTCCTCGGCTTCGAGCAGATCTTTAAAAACTCCCTGACCGGCCTGCCGATCGGCGGCGGCAAAGGCGGCTCTGACTTTGATCCAAAGGGCAAGACTGACCGTGAGGTTATGGCGTTTACCCAAAGCTTTATGACTGAGCTGTACCGGCACATCGGCCAGGACACGGACATCCCGGCAGGGGATATCGGAGTCGGCGCCCGGGAGATCGGCTTTATGTTCGGGCAATACAAGCGGATCCGCGGCGGCCATGAAGGCGGAGTCCTTACAGGTAAAGGCCTGCTCTACGGCGGAAGCCTTGCACGCAAGGAAGCAACAGGCTATGGTCTTGTCTACTTCGTGCAGGAGATGCTGGCCTCCCGGGGACTTGATTTCCAGGGCCAGACGGTCGTCGTTTCCGGCTCAGGCAATGTATCCATCTATGCCATTGAAAAGCTGCAGCAGCTTGGTGCACTGGTCGTAGCCTGCAGTGATTCCGGCGGTTATATCTATGATCCGCAGGGCATCAATCTGGAAACGGTGAAGCGCCTTAAAGAGCAGGAGCGCGCCCGGATCAGTGAATATGTAAATGTGCATCCGCATGCGGAATACACCGAGGGCAGCACCGGTATTTGGACGGTCCCTTGCCAGATCGCCCTGCCGTGCGCCACACAGAACGAGCTTGACGAGGAAGCAGCCCGGATGCTGGTTTCAGCCGGTGTAATCGCAGTCGGCGAAGGCGCCAATATGCCATCCACCCTGCCGGCGATCAACTACTTCCTGCAGCAGGGAGTTCTGTTTGCTCCGGCCAAGGCTGCCAATGCCGGCGGTGTTGCAGTGTCTGGACTTGAGATGAGCCAGAACGGCATGCGGCTTTCCTGGTCGTTTGAAGAGGTGGATGAGCGGCTGCGTATGATCATGAAGAACATCTACCGCAGCAGCGTTCAGGCTGCCGAGGAGTATGATCTGCCGGGCAACCTGGTTGCAGGCTCGAACATCGCCGGGTTCCTGAAGGTTGCCGATGCCATGCTGGCTCAGGGTGTTGTTTAA
- a CDS encoding L-threonylcarbamoyladenylate synthase — protein MKPDHHSFAVQKRTQSYSETACWQLDSAAAGPSGQRYSPADQRSLDEAAAILAGGGTVAFPTETVYGLGADARNTAAVEAVFAAKGRPSDNPLIVHIAALEQLEEFTAGVSETAGRLMKAFWPGPLSIVLPVRPGVLSPRVTAGLDTVAVRMPDHPAALALLERAGCPVAAPSANRSGRPSPTTAAHVLEDLAGYIGGVLDNGPTGVGVESTVVQVQPDGTVAVLRPGGITAEQLSAVTGTAVAPPPPEAGGAGPAGGGTDAGGRSPAPRSPGMKYTHYAPQGSLAIVSGTPPQRVADTAAALLQEARGRGEQTGLLLFEEHRSFYPDGAADYIVSLGSLEALEEAARTLYGALRYFDEVKADYIITEACPEAGLGSAIMNRLRKAAGGTVISTD, from the coding sequence ATGAAGCCTGACCACCACTCTTTTGCTGTCCAGAAAAGGACACAATCATACAGCGAGACCGCCTGCTGGCAGCTGGATTCAGCCGCCGCAGGCCCTTCAGGGCAGCGTTACTCCCCGGCAGATCAGCGGTCCCTTGACGAAGCCGCAGCGATCCTGGCCGGCGGCGGCACGGTTGCCTTTCCGACCGAGACGGTCTACGGCCTCGGAGCGGATGCCAGGAACACCGCCGCTGTAGAAGCGGTATTCGCCGCTAAGGGACGGCCCTCCGACAATCCGCTGATCGTGCATATTGCCGCGCTGGAACAGCTTGAGGAATTTACCGCCGGCGTAAGCGAAACCGCCGGACGCCTGATGAAGGCCTTCTGGCCCGGCCCGCTGTCCATCGTGCTGCCGGTGCGCCCCGGTGTCCTGTCTCCGCGTGTAACCGCGGGACTGGACACCGTTGCCGTGCGCATGCCGGATCACCCGGCAGCGCTGGCCCTGCTGGAGCGCGCCGGCTGCCCGGTGGCAGCACCGAGCGCGAACCGCTCCGGGCGGCCGAGTCCGACGACGGCCGCCCATGTCCTGGAGGACCTCGCCGGATACATCGGCGGGGTCCTCGATAACGGGCCAACCGGAGTCGGCGTAGAGTCGACGGTTGTCCAGGTCCAGCCGGACGGGACGGTCGCCGTGCTCCGTCCGGGCGGGATTACTGCCGAGCAGCTGTCGGCAGTAACCGGCACAGCCGTGGCTCCGCCGCCGCCGGAGGCTGGCGGAGCAGGCCCTGCCGGCGGCGGAACGGACGCCGGCGGCAGGAGCCCGGCGCCGCGCTCGCCGGGCATGAAGTACACGCACTATGCGCCGCAGGGCTCGCTCGCGATCGTGAGCGGCACACCGCCGCAGCGCGTGGCGGACACAGCAGCCGCGCTGCTGCAGGAAGCGCGCGGGCGCGGCGAACAGACCGGCCTGCTGCTGTTCGAGGAGCACCGCAGCTTCTATCCGGACGGTGCGGCCGACTATATTGTTTCACTGGGCTCCTTAGAAGCCCTCGAAGAGGCTGCCCGGACGCTTTATGGTGCGCTGCGCTACTTTGACGAGGTCAAGGCAGACTATATTATCACCGAGGCTTGTCCAGAAGCCGGACTGGGCTCAGCGATCATGAACCGGCTCCGCAAGGCAGCCGGCGGCACGGTTATCAGTACGGATTAA
- a CDS encoding RCC1 domain-containing protein, which translates to MVLRTIPVRLMAILMAVILMVPAAGGEAGAEAAVRPVSVSGGNAHGLAVWSDGTVTGWGYNKSGQVGDGTTIDQYVPRQISGLSGIVQVAAGSNASFALDAAGEVWGWGQTYGSYISYDPSAPVQKSGPRKLEGLQNVGSIVTNGYTGLAVKKDGTATLWYPSFDQPSEMSVRYLPLPGVTGIKSAVIAGNDALFLTEAGAVKQLSIYNTVYGRVRWASDPVTVHTLTGSGIKQIAASGDNAFLLDTSGRVLRWNRSL; encoded by the coding sequence ATGGTTTTGCGCACAATACCAGTAAGGCTTATGGCAATTCTTATGGCAGTCATACTCATGGTACCGGCAGCAGGCGGAGAGGCTGGTGCCGAAGCTGCAGTGCGTCCGGTCAGTGTGTCCGGCGGCAATGCCCACGGGCTTGCGGTCTGGAGTGACGGAACGGTGACCGGCTGGGGTTACAATAAATCCGGCCAGGTGGGGGATGGGACAACGATTGATCAATATGTCCCCAGACAAATCAGCGGGCTGAGCGGAATTGTTCAAGTGGCAGCCGGCTCTAACGCTTCCTTTGCCTTAGATGCAGCAGGGGAAGTATGGGGCTGGGGACAAACCTATGGCTCCTATATAAGCTATGATCCGTCAGCACCTGTTCAAAAAAGCGGACCGCGTAAGCTGGAAGGGCTGCAGAATGTTGGTTCAATTGTTACTAACGGCTATACCGGACTGGCCGTCAAAAAAGACGGTACAGCAACGCTGTGGTATCCTTCCTTTGATCAGCCGTCGGAGATGAGCGTGCGTTATCTGCCGCTTCCGGGAGTAACGGGCATCAAATCCGCCGTTATTGCCGGTAATGATGCCCTATTCCTTACAGAAGCCGGTGCGGTAAAGCAGCTCAGCATCTACAACACGGTATACGGCAGAGTCCGCTGGGCGAGTGATCCGGTTACCGTTCATACACTTACCGGTTCTGGGATTAAGCAAATAGCTGCTTCGGGTGATAATGCCTTTCTGCTGGATACGTCCGGCCGTGTTTTACGCTGGAACCGTTCACTGTAG
- a CDS encoding stalk domain-containing protein, which translates to MRSNGTLWQWNYNAEAAAKPFQISNAQSITEVWGTTGTFGLAQRKDGALLGWGEGFYGGLAAGSGTVTNDESLAALPVQAPLKFTVNGQPVTFYGTSGVIGGKLYVPYTSVFKALGVKAVMSQSNPDPKYNNYRFTVWSFVYGNTTVQIKAADPEQLFINGKKSEQAVTLYRLSDTTLFPLEDLTRLLGISLDWNKATGEARLNN; encoded by the coding sequence GTGAGAAGCAACGGGACACTTTGGCAGTGGAATTACAATGCTGAAGCGGCGGCTAAGCCGTTTCAAATCAGCAATGCGCAGAGTATCACCGAGGTGTGGGGCACAACGGGGACCTTTGGCTTGGCCCAGCGTAAGGACGGTGCTTTGTTAGGCTGGGGTGAGGGCTTCTATGGAGGCCTTGCCGCAGGCAGCGGCACGGTAACCAATGATGAATCCCTGGCGGCCCTTCCGGTACAGGCACCGCTCAAGTTTACGGTGAACGGACAGCCGGTTACCTTTTATGGAACTTCAGGTGTGATCGGAGGGAAGCTATATGTCCCTTACACCAGTGTGTTCAAGGCTCTCGGTGTGAAAGCGGTGATGAGCCAGTCCAATCCTGATCCAAAATATAATAATTACCGCTTCACGGTCTGGTCCTTCGTGTACGGTAATACCACGGTCCAGATCAAAGCGGCAGACCCGGAACAGCTGTTCATAAACGGCAAAAAGTCGGAACAGGCGGTCACCTTGTACAGGCTATCCGACACAACGCTATTCCCTCTGGAGGACCTCACCAGGCTGCTCGGAATCAGCCTGGACTGGAATAAGGCCACCGGTGAAGCACGGCTGAACAATTAA
- a CDS encoding EamA family transporter, which produces MKYLLSVLIGAMSYGILSTIVVLAYGQGYKLGEVVGTQLLTGCILAWLLAGFTKVRAGRRLRSSSNTPAAGKPAFQALTWKHRGLLMLAGAPTVVTGLLYYQSLRYIPASLAIILLFQFTWISVLIQSVSKRQRPDKITMLTLLLLFGGTLLAAGVLGQGASEFNLLGIALGLLSAVSYSMFIIFSGKAVPAAHPAYRSAWMVTGGMVLLFIMFPPHFLFNGLLWGPLLLFGFLLGLFGAFIPPLLFAIGVPHIGGGMAGILGAVELPVAVLMSSFVLNEHVSGLQWIGVVLVLLGVVLPELYKLRWRSTEAVA; this is translated from the coding sequence ATGAAATACTTATTATCTGTTCTTATCGGAGCCATGAGCTACGGGATTTTATCAACCATAGTGGTGCTGGCTTACGGCCAGGGCTACAAGCTTGGGGAGGTTGTGGGCACACAGCTGCTGACCGGCTGTATTCTCGCCTGGCTGCTGGCCGGCTTCACGAAGGTCAGAGCGGGCCGCAGGCTGCGAAGCAGCAGTAACACACCGGCTGCAGGCAAGCCTGCGTTTCAGGCCTTAACCTGGAAGCACCGCGGCCTGCTGATGCTGGCCGGAGCTCCGACTGTCGTTACAGGGCTGCTGTATTATCAGTCACTGCGCTATATTCCGGCATCGCTGGCCATCATTCTGCTGTTCCAGTTTACCTGGATCAGCGTGCTGATTCAGTCTGTGAGCAAGCGGCAGCGTCCGGATAAAATTACAATGCTGACCCTGCTGCTGCTGTTCGGCGGCACTCTGCTGGCTGCAGGTGTCCTGGGCCAGGGAGCCTCGGAATTTAACCTGCTAGGGATTGCACTTGGTCTGCTGTCAGCTGTCAGCTACTCCATGTTCATTATTTTCAGCGGAAAAGCCGTTCCGGCAGCACATCCGGCCTACCGCAGCGCATGGATGGTTACCGGCGGCATGGTCCTGCTGTTCATCATGTTCCCGCCGCACTTCCTCTTTAACGGTCTGCTGTGGGGGCCGCTGCTGCTGTTCGGATTTCTGCTTGGCCTGTTTGGCGCCTTCATTCCGCCGCTTCTGTTCGCAATCGGTGTTCCGCATATCGGCGGCGGCATGGCCGGTATTCTCGGCGCTGTTGAGCTTCCGGTAGCTGTGCTGATGTCCTCCTTCGTGCTGAATGAGCATGTGAGCGGCCTGCAGTGGATCGGAGTTGTGCTCGTCCTGCTCGGTGTCGTGCTGCCTGAGCTGTATAAGCTGCGCTGGAGAAGCACAGAGGCTGTAGCTTAA
- a CDS encoding class I SAM-dependent methyltransferase, which yields MKKEVGHNFLAKLGKKRLRPGGVAATNWLIGHAGLSSSSKVLEVACNMCTTSIQLAKQYQCQITGIDMDNRALDKARGNIKAAGLEGYIQVKQGNAMKLPFEDNSFDVVINEAMLTMLNQSAKEKAVAEYFRVLKPGGVLLTHDITFAKDNMADELAELRRTINVNVEPLPVSNWEGLFNGAGFKRVDHASGRMSLMSIKGMLRDEGLAGTVRIFRNAMKKENREQFKKMYSFFNTTGKDLNYIAVCSSKQ from the coding sequence GTGAAAAAGGAAGTAGGGCATAATTTCCTGGCCAAGCTGGGCAAAAAAAGGCTGCGTCCCGGCGGCGTGGCTGCAACCAACTGGCTGATCGGACATGCCGGGCTGAGCAGCAGCAGCAAAGTGCTGGAGGTAGCCTGCAATATGTGCACAACCTCCATTCAGCTGGCGAAGCAGTATCAATGCCAGATCACCGGGATCGATATGGATAACCGGGCACTGGATAAAGCCAGAGGCAATATCAAGGCTGCCGGGCTTGAGGGTTATATTCAGGTGAAGCAGGGAAACGCGATGAAGCTGCCTTTTGAGGATAACAGCTTTGACGTTGTAATTAATGAAGCGATGCTGACCATGCTGAACCAGAGCGCGAAGGAAAAGGCTGTTGCCGAGTACTTCCGGGTGCTTAAGCCCGGAGGCGTGCTGCTGACGCATGATATTACCTTTGCCAAGGACAATATGGCTGATGAGCTGGCTGAGCTGCGCAGAACGATTAATGTCAATGTGGAGCCGCTGCCTGTCTCCAATTGGGAAGGCCTGTTTAATGGAGCCGGCTTCAAAAGGGTGGATCATGCAAGCGGCCGGATGTCCCTGATGAGCATTAAAGGCATGCTGCGGGATGAAGGCCTGGCGGGTACGGTGCGTATCTTCAGAAATGCGATGAAAAAGGAAAACCGCGAACAGTTCAAAAAAATGTACAGCTTCTTTAATACTACAGGCAAGGACCTGAACTATATCGCCGTGTGCAGCAGCAAGCAGTAA
- a CDS encoding cupin domain-containing protein codes for MEQEMYIKKLPHAEVIDLRSIITIEEQQVSSLTLVQRPSLAMTLLSLDKGSSIGGHSSPGDAMVNILSGLARITIADKEYDVKAGETIILPANIPHALYAEEAFQMLLTVVKPEKKEVRLGEKGSRA; via the coding sequence ATGGAACAAGAAATGTATATCAAAAAGCTGCCTCATGCAGAGGTTATTGATCTTCGCAGCATTATTACTATTGAAGAGCAGCAGGTGTCCAGCCTGACGCTGGTGCAGCGCCCAAGCCTTGCCATGACTCTCCTGTCACTGGACAAAGGCTCGTCGATCGGGGGGCATTCCTCTCCGGGCGACGCCATGGTCAATATTTTATCAGGACTGGCCCGCATCACCATTGCCGACAAGGAGTATGACGTAAAAGCCGGCGAGACCATTATTCTTCCGGCCAATATTCCCCACGCCCTGTATGCGGAGGAAGCGTTCCAGATGCTGCTGACGGTGGTAAAGCCAGAGAAAAAGGAGGTGCGTCTCGGTGAAAAAGGAAGTAGGGCATAA
- a CDS encoding cupin domain-containing protein, translating to MSGISAGTPFSLKNMIDIKPHRIASRPLSFEGLPGRDSAAPEWVLYAMAQDETISSETSPFAKLIHVLEGELHMLVDGSLSCLTEGTSLWVQADTWHEFAAPAGAKFLQIRL from the coding sequence ATGAGCGGAATCAGCGCGGGAACCCCTTTCTCGCTAAAAAATATGATTGACATCAAACCTCACCGGATTGCCAGCAGGCCGCTCAGCTTTGAGGGTCTGCCCGGCCGGGATTCAGCAGCACCTGAGTGGGTTCTTTATGCCATGGCTCAGGATGAAACGATCAGCTCCGAGACCTCTCCCTTCGCTAAGCTCATACATGTGCTTGAAGGTGAGCTCCATATGCTGGTGGACGGCAGCTTAAGCTGCCTGACAGAAGGAACCTCATTATGGGTGCAGGCAGACACCTGGCATGAATTCGCTGCTCCGGCAGGCGCCAAATTTCTGCAAATCAGACTTTAA
- a CDS encoding Crp/Fnr family transcriptional regulator: MQEYMDKIRSTVLFKGFLEHEVLAALHCLQGTVRDYARKEVVFEQEALLDSAGIILYGNVLLCKENITGARLIFSELESGDILGETALRLAQEPSGYEAVAGSDCRILFIQISKIIRPGHQTCQLRARIIENMMALLLENNRAVYQKLDLVSHKSLRERVLHYLSLQAQKNNSASFEIPFSRSDLADYLTVDRSALSRELQRMAQDGLITISRNRFELLGEHVPASEQGSR; the protein is encoded by the coding sequence ATGCAGGAATATATGGATAAAATCCGCAGCACCGTGTTATTCAAAGGCTTCCTGGAGCATGAAGTGCTGGCTGCGCTGCATTGTCTGCAGGGAACGGTCAGGGATTATGCCAGAAAGGAAGTTGTTTTTGAGCAGGAGGCGCTCCTGGATTCAGCAGGAATTATCCTTTACGGCAATGTACTGCTGTGTAAGGAAAATATTACGGGAGCGCGGCTGATTTTCTCAGAGCTGGAGAGCGGCGATATTCTGGGAGAGACAGCGCTGCGCCTTGCGCAGGAGCCCAGCGGCTATGAAGCCGTAGCAGGCTCTGACTGCAGGATTCTGTTCATCCAGATCAGCAAAATCATCCGGCCGGGCCATCAGACCTGCCAGCTACGGGCGCGGATTATTGAGAATATGATGGCGCTGCTGCTTGAGAATAACCGGGCAGTCTACCAGAAGCTTGATCTGGTCTCGCATAAGTCCCTCCGGGAAAGGGTGCTGCATTATTTGAGCCTGCAGGCACAGAAGAACAATTCCGCAAGCTTCGAAATCCCCTTCAGCCGCAGCGACCTTGCTGATTATCTGACAGTTGACCGCAGCGCCTTGTCCAGAGAGCTGCAGCGGATGGCCCAGGACGGGCTGATCACGATTTCACGCAACCGCTTCGAGCTGCTGGGTGAGCATGTGCCCGCAAGTGAGCAGGGAAGCCGCTGA
- a CDS encoding stalk domain-containing protein, whose protein sequence is MALLATPLFIVNGSISLPLRVISRQLGATVSWLSQQEEIAINMKECSLALLQLGATNNNVPIRNSPTARIPPIGP, encoded by the coding sequence ATAGCCCTGCTGGCCACACCGCTGTTCATTGTGAACGGCTCAATTTCTCTGCCGCTGCGCGTTATCAGCCGGCAGCTTGGCGCCACCGTCAGCTGGCTGTCGCAGCAAGAGGAGATTGCGATTAATATGAAGGAATGCAGCCTTGCTCTGTTGCAGCTAGGGGCAACAAACAATAATGTCCCCATTCGAAACAGCCCCACAGCCCGTATCCCGCCTATTGGGCCGTAA
- a CDS encoding class I SAM-dependent methyltransferase — MKNRSLTALVSAFARAYHAEHNQHPVFNDSLARAMLTDEEYHNIGVQMSQGIGFFLPEFKGSQEEALRAVVDLQLSPTPLGRAAFAEQSLHNAVMLGAGQYLILGAGYDTFAYRQPEWASQLQIFEIDHPATAEDKRRRTAELLPPKPANVHEVPADLAEARWEKLLLAAPEFDPSRISFSSLLGISYYLPKPAFRQLLSGLSDMLPAGSSFVFDYPDGLTFTPEAGERTQKQVVMAAQAGEPMQASYTYPELEQLLEDCGLLIYRHLTPPEITKELFQAYNDSQPEHPLSAFDNVNYCLAVKS, encoded by the coding sequence ATGAAAAATAGAAGCTTAACTGCTCTGGTCAGCGCGTTTGCCAGAGCCTATCATGCAGAGCATAACCAGCATCCCGTATTTAATGATAGTCTTGCAAGAGCTATGCTGACAGATGAGGAGTACCATAACATTGGAGTTCAAATGTCCCAAGGAATCGGGTTCTTTTTGCCGGAATTCAAAGGTTCACAGGAGGAAGCGCTGCGGGCAGTTGTTGACCTTCAGCTGTCTCCGACTCCGCTTGGCCGGGCAGCCTTTGCCGAGCAGTCACTGCATAATGCGGTAATGCTGGGAGCAGGCCAGTATCTGATCCTTGGGGCCGGCTATGACACGTTTGCTTACCGCCAGCCGGAGTGGGCAAGTCAACTGCAGATCTTCGAGATTGATCATCCTGCAACTGCTGAAGACAAGCGGCGTAGAACAGCCGAGCTTCTTCCCCCGAAGCCTGCCAATGTACATGAGGTGCCTGCTGATTTGGCAGAAGCACGGTGGGAGAAGCTCCTCCTGGCGGCTCCGGAATTTGATCCGTCCCGCATCAGCTTCAGCAGCCTGCTGGGCATCAGCTATTATTTGCCTAAGCCAGCCTTCAGGCAGCTGCTGTCCGGCCTGTCAGATATGCTTCCGGCGGGAAGCAGCTTCGTGTTTGATTATCCCGACGGACTTACATTTACTCCGGAAGCCGGAGAACGGACTCAGAAGCAGGTTGTGATGGCCGCACAGGCAGGCGAGCCGATGCAGGCAAGCTATACTTATCCGGAGCTGGAGCAGCTGCTGGAAGATTGCGGGCTCCTTATCTACAGGCATCTGACACCGCCGGAAATAACCAAAGAGCTGTTTCAGGCTTACAATGACAGCCAGCCGGAGCATCCCCTTAGTGCATTTGATAATGTGAACTATTGTCTGGCGGTAAAAAGCTGA
- a CDS encoding ABC transporter substrate-binding protein → MKKRMMGLVLAGVLALSIGSAASVNAAPVNVAKATAATQKITYKGKVYTVPAKTDNIVIAGALEAMEDALVLNFKPKGMITVGGKFPALFSKISTGVKGIGEKTEPDFEAILKLKPDVILGTTKFPAETTEKLSKIATTIPVSHIATDWMDNLKLLAKLTGKEKESTAAIVKYQNELKVAKAKLAPKFKDKSVVAVRIRSGSLFLYPKDVFFNRSIYADLGAAVPKEIQTVKAQQNISLEAFAAINPDYLFVQFSADENKDNPKALEDLQKNAIWKSLKAVKSGNVYVNLVDPLAQGGTAFSKFSFLEALMKTKLYTAK, encoded by the coding sequence ATGAAAAAGAGAATGATGGGTTTGGTGCTTGCCGGCGTTTTGGCACTGAGTATCGGTTCGGCAGCAAGTGTGAATGCGGCTCCAGTCAACGTTGCAAAAGCCACAGCGGCCACGCAAAAGATTACTTATAAAGGTAAGGTCTATACGGTTCCGGCCAAGACTGACAATATTGTTATCGCCGGTGCACTGGAAGCGATGGAAGATGCGCTGGTGCTGAACTTTAAGCCAAAGGGCATGATTACAGTCGGGGGTAAATTCCCTGCCTTATTCTCTAAAATTTCAACCGGAGTAAAGGGGATCGGCGAAAAAACAGAGCCTGACTTTGAAGCCATTCTAAAGCTCAAGCCTGATGTTATTCTGGGCACCACCAAGTTCCCGGCTGAAACGACCGAGAAGCTGTCGAAGATTGCAACTACTATTCCTGTATCCCATATCGCCACAGACTGGATGGACAACCTGAAGCTGCTTGCCAAGCTGACCGGTAAAGAAAAGGAATCAACAGCAGCGATCGTGAAATACCAGAATGAATTGAAGGTAGCCAAGGCTAAGCTTGCCCCTAAATTCAAGGACAAGTCAGTAGTCGCAGTGCGTATCCGCAGCGGCAGCCTGTTCCTGTATCCGAAGGATGTCTTCTTCAACCGTTCCATCTATGCTGATCTTGGTGCAGCCGTGCCAAAAGAAATCCAGACCGTGAAAGCCCAGCAGAACATTTCGCTGGAAGCCTTCGCCGCAATCAATCCGGATTACCTGTTTGTTCAATTCTCCGCAGATGAAAACAAGGACAACCCGAAAGCGCTGGAGGATCTGCAGAAGAATGCCATCTGGAAGAGCCTGAAGGCTGTAAAGAGCGGCAACGTGTATGTTAACCTGGTAGATCCGCTGGCTCAGGGCGGAACAGCGTTCAGCAAATTCTCATTCCTTGAAGCACTAATGAAGACCAAGCTGTACACAGCCAAATAA
- a CDS encoding SDR family NAD(P)-dependent oxidoreductase: MSSRFNGKVAVVTGAGSGIGRATALKLASEGASVVCVTISESGKATVREITEQGGEALFIQGDVSKEPVVQGIIKETIERYGKIDCLYNNAAITGDNTLVVDYPVETFERVIATNLNSQFMMMKYALPHMTSGSSILNCASLHGTIGMAGDAAYSASKHAIIGLTKSVAAEVGPLNIRANVLAPGPVPTVMMGRYERLLSDDVEGLQSAIASGTALKRYGTPEEVANFVCFLLSDEAAFITGTVHLIDGGYSATK, translated from the coding sequence ATGAGTAGCAGATTTAATGGGAAAGTAGCAGTCGTAACCGGAGCAGGAAGCGGTATAGGACGGGCTACAGCTCTCAAGCTTGCCAGTGAAGGTGCATCAGTAGTCTGTGTGACCATTTCCGAATCGGGAAAAGCTACTGTCCGTGAAATCACTGAACAGGGTGGAGAAGCGCTCTTTATCCAGGGCGACGTTTCTAAGGAGCCTGTTGTACAGGGCATTATCAAGGAAACCATCGAACGCTACGGTAAAATTGACTGCCTGTACAATAACGCAGCCATCACCGGTGACAACACGCTGGTAGTTGACTACCCTGTCGAAACGTTTGAACGGGTTATCGCTACAAATCTCAACAGCCAGTTCATGATGATGAAATATGCACTCCCGCATATGACTTCAGGTTCATCCATTCTTAACTGCGCTTCCCTTCACGGTACGATCGGTATGGCCGGCGATGCCGCCTATTCCGCAAGCAAGCACGCTATCATCGGATTGACCAAATCCGTTGCAGCAGAGGTAGGCCCGCTGAATATCCGTGCAAATGTACTTGCACCGGGACCAGTGCCTACGGTGATGATGGGCCGCTATGAGCGCCTGCTGTCGGATGATGTAGAAGGTCTGCAGTCGGCTATCGCCTCCGGCACAGCACTTAAGCGCTACGGGACTCCTGAAGAGGTGGCGAATTTCGTCTGCTTCCTGCTGAGTGACGAGGCTGCTTTCATTACAGGTACAGTTCATCTTATTGACGGTGGCTATTCAGCTACCAAATAA